In Tachysurus vachellii isolate PV-2020 chromosome 10, HZAU_Pvac_v1, whole genome shotgun sequence, the following proteins share a genomic window:
- the rsad2 gene encoding S-adenosylmethionine-dependent nucleotide dehydratase RSAD2 codes for MLLSNQVTLVRMLLNLCIINVRSIVSEVLTRLFSFWMGENKAQVSIQPKRTNLSSTTPGEVPTPMSVNYHFTRQCNYKCGFCFHTAKTSFVLPIEEAKRGLRLLKEAGMEKINFSGGEPFLHHKGVFLGEMVQYCKQELQLPSVSIVSNGSMIKETWFQKYGEYLDILAISCDSFNEETNQTIGRAQGRKSHVDNLCKVRNWCRQYRVAFKINSVINTYNVHEDMTEHISELNPVRWKVFQCLLIEGENSGENSLREAEKFVITDQEFQDFLDRHQSIKCLVPESNQKMKDSYLILDEYMRFLDCRAGRKDPSKSILDVGVEEAVKYSGFDERMFLKRGGKYVWSKEDMKLEW; via the exons ATGTTGCTTTCCAATCAGGTGACCTTGGTGAGGATGCTCCTGAACCTGTGCATTATTAATGTGCGTTCTATTGTTTCGGAAGTGTTGACACGGCTGTTTTCCTTTTGGATGGGAGAGAACAAGGCTCAGGTGAGCATCCAGCCCAAACGCACTAATCTCAGCAGCACGACTCCAGGTGAAGTCCCAACACCGATGAGTGTGAATTACCATTTTACACGCCAGTGTAATTATAAATGCGGCTTCTGCTTTCACACCGCAAAGACGTCCTTCGTTTTGCCTATTGAGGAGGCAAAGAGAGGGCTAAGACTCCTGAAAGAAGCAG GTATGGAGAAAATCAACTTCTCGGGTGGAGAACCTTTTTTGCATCACAAGGGTGTGTTTCTTGGAGAAATGGTGCAATACTGCaaacaagagcttcagttaccGAGTGTCAGTATTGTCAGCAATGGAAGCATGATCAAAGAAACCTGGTTCCAGAAATATG GAGAGTATTTGGACATTCTAGCAATATCCTGTGACAGCTTTAATGAGGAAACCAACCAAACAATCGGTCGAGCCCAGGGCAGAAAAAGCCACGTAGACAACCTGTGCAAAGTGCGGAACTGGTGCAGACAGTACAGAGTGGCTTTCAAAATCAACTCCGTCATTAACACCTACAATGTTCATGAAGACATGACTGAGCACATCTCTGAACTTAATCCTGTGCGGTGGAAG GTGTTTCAGTGCCTCCTGATTGAGGGTGAGAACTCAGGCGAGAACAGCCTTCGAGAGGCAGAGAAATTTGTTATCACTGATCAGGAGTTCCAGGATTTTCTAGACCGCCACCAAAGCATAAAATGTCTGGTCCCAGAGTCTAATCAAAAG ATGAAAGACTCCTACTTGATTTTGGATGAATAT ATGCGTTTCCTCGATTGTCGAGCAGGCAGGAAGGACCCATCAAAGTCCATTCTGGATGTCGGGGTAGAGGAAGCTGTAAAGTACAGTGGGTTTGATGAGAGGATGTTTCTTAAAAGAGGGGGGAAATATGTGTGGAGCAAAGAAGATATGAAGCTTGAGTGGTAA